Proteins found in one Xenopus laevis strain J_2021 chromosome 1L, Xenopus_laevis_v10.1, whole genome shotgun sequence genomic segment:
- the LOC121394443 gene encoding T cell receptor alpha chain MC.7.G5-like: MFGKGMELNVRPNTEGSSGPSVYLLKSSQLERMCSSSVCPRSVCLATDFPTPENDTKAVVNKNEVNLKDRFMLDKSGDKIWRYSTVLWDINHVGEDLYCKIIYKSKDITSEDIKRDEKFNTLLFTVFGLRFLTIKGIIFNLISTYRIWLT, from the exons ATGTTTGGAAAAGGGATGGAGCTGAATGTGAGACCAA ATACTGAAGGCAGCAGCGGACCTTCAGTGTACCTCCTTAAATCATCTCAACTTGAGAGAATGTGTTCGAGTTCAGTGTGCCCCAGGTCAGTGTGCCTGGCTACGGATTTTCCGACTCCCGAAAATGATACAAAAGCTGTTGTCAATAAAAATGAGGTTAATCTAAAGGATAGATTTATGCTGGATAAGTCTGGTGATAAAATATGGAGATACAgcacagtattatgggatatcaACCATGTAGGAGAGGATCTGTACTGCAAAATCATATATAAATCAAAGGATATTACGTCTGAAGACATAAAAAGAG ATGAAAAATTTAACACATTGTTGTTCACCGTTTTTGGATTGCGGTTTCTGACCATTAAAGGAATAATATTCAATTTGATATCAACTTATCGAATTTGGTTAACTTAA